A single window of Malus sylvestris chromosome 5, drMalSylv7.2, whole genome shotgun sequence DNA harbors:
- the LOC126623148 gene encoding probable glutathione S-transferase, which translates to MADEVVLLDFWPSPFGMRLRIALAEKGIEYEYKDEDLRNKSPLLLQMNPVHKKIPVLIHNGKPVCESLIALQYIDEVWNDKAPLLPSDSYLRAQARFWADFVDKKIYDIGRKLWTTKGEEYDAAKKDFLDCIGVLEGELGDKPFFGGDTLGFVDVALIPFYSWFLVYEKFGNFSVEAVHPKFIVWVKRCMEKESVSKSLPDQEKVYDFVALMRKKFGIE; encoded by the exons ATGGCGGATGAGGTGGTTTTGTTGGATTTCTGGCCCAGCCCGTTTGGGATGAGGCTGAGGATCGCTCTGGCTGAGAAGGGCATCGAGTATGAGTACAAAGATGAGGACTTGAGGAACAAGAGCCCACTGTTGCTGCAGATGAACCCGGTTCACAAGAAGATCCCGGTTCTCATTCACAATGGAAAGCCCGTCTGTGAGTCCCTCATTGCGCTTCAGTACattgatgaggtttggaatgacAAGGCTCCACTCTTGCCCTCCGACTCTTACCTCAGAGCTCAGGCCAGGTTCTGGGCTGACTTCGTCGACAAGAAG ATATATGATATTGGGAGGAAGTTGTGGACAACCAAAGGAGAAGAATATGATGCAGCAAAAAAAGACTTTCTCGACTGCATCGGCGTGTTAGAAGGAGAGCTCGGAGACAAGCCCTTCTTTGGCGGGGATACCCTCGGATTTGTGGACGTCGCGCTAATTCCGTTCTATAGCTGGTTTCTTGTGTATGAAAAATTTGGCAACTTCAGTGTTGAGGCAGTGCACCCAAAGTTTATTGTCTGGGTTAAGAGGTGCATGGAGAAGGAGAGCGTGTCCAAGTCGCTTCCCGACCAGGAAAAGGTCTACGATTTTGTCGCACTTATGAGGAAAAAGTTTGGAATTGAGTAG